In the genome of Botrytis cinerea B05.10 chromosome 5, complete sequence, one region contains:
- the Bcpnc1 gene encoding Bcpnc1 — translation MSPPVTSIIKPALIVVDLQEDFLPPNGSLAVSNGRDTIPIINNLLTLPFHLKIATKDWHPSNHISFASNHAGKQPFADFTTIINPSNPSETYQVRLWPPHCIQDTLGSEFPFELDTNKFTKTILKGQNPDVEMYSAFYDPLKNPRCSDSGLATHLKNEGITHVYVVGLAADYCVKCTAEDSATEGFNTFIIEEGTRAVDPTSWETMNLGLKGVKVVSVTGEEVNQVRKLGN, via the exons ATGTCACCTCCTGTCACTTCCATTATCAAGCCTGCTCTAATCGTTGTAGATCTTCAAGAAGATTTTTTACCTCCA AATGGTTCTCTAGCTGTGAGCAATGGTAGAGATACAATTCCTATCATCAATAACCTCCTCACTCTTCCATTTCACCTCAAGATCGCCACCAAAGACTGGCATCCTTCGAATCATATATCGTTCGCTTCAAACCATGCAGGTAAACAACCATTTGCAGATTttaccaccatcatcaaccCATCCAATCCTTCTGAGACTTATCAAGTACGTCTCTGGCCACCTCATTGCATTCAGGATACGCTCGGCTCTGAGTTTCCCTTTGAACTGGATACAAATAAGTTTACCAAAACTATCCTCAAGGGACAAAATCCTGATGTAGAAATGTACTCAGCATTTTATGATCCCTTAAAGAATCCTCGATGTAGTGACAGTGGATTAGCAACTCACTTAAAAAACGAAGGCATTACACATGTCTATGTAGTAGGTCTAGCTGCCGATTATTGTGTCAAGTGCACTGCCGAGGATTCCGCCACGGAAGGGTTCAACACTTTCATTATAGAGGAGGGAACTCGAGCCGTCGATCCTACATCGTGGGAAACCATGAATTTAGGTTTGAAAGGGGTCAAAGTCGTGAGTGTGACTGGAGAGGAAGTAAACCAAGTAAGAAAGTTGGGCAATTGA